caacagggagcagggagaagttagggatctatgctctaaaatatctagctaggcttagaaaggaaaggatttctgtcttggttttgggaatgggcatgTCAGAGAGGAggtattttctgtctaaggtaatggactttctttgttgagatagaaggaatctgaggtaagtgacagaaggggaagagatttgagctttgacgggggatactcggtaacttcaggaagctagaaggttaagtagggaggcagtgtcaagttgagactgttcccatgagggactgcagagtagaagattgtccatgcattgtaataaggtggacttggagtgatcatgatgaaactgtttgaggtcctgagctaggacctgtctaaaaatatggggactatctcagaagctttgtggcaaaactgtctaagtgagttgttcagaatgtcttgtgtatgggtccgtccaggtgaagatgaaaaaatcttgggagcaggggtctagagggatagaaaaatgggtctttgagatctgggactgagaagtgggaagccgaggcagggatctgcgataaaaggctgtatggatttggaactaagggatggatagggacaacggctatgttgatgaggcaaaggtcttggacaaggcggaaagatccgttggtttttttaacagctaatatgggggtattaaatggggagtgagtgggtctgaggtaatttttgtttaagagatcttgaatgatgggttggaggcctatgagggctgaagtggttagggggtattgggcctgacagatatactgagaggggtcacataatttgatagaggcagggggatatagggctacggaggggcttgtaatttcccaaactttgggatttacagggtgtatgagggctgaaccagagctttcattgggtagagggggtttgtcggctatgagggctatcagaaagggagtactgggggctgtgggagtggatacagttatggaaacgtggaggagagaaaggatgtcccgtcctagtaaagggatgggacactggtgcataactaggaaggagtgggagaaaggtatgggattgtcttggattgtgcataaaaggggtgggtttaatgggaaaatctgtttacctcctaccctgactataggagtaatggctggcatggtagggccccggtattctcgcaagactgagaaggtcgctcttgtatctaggaggaaggagatggggcgaccgtctactgttaaagtaaccctgggctcctgtttggtgatggaaatggtcgggcgagaagcccccgggccccatcaatcttcttctgccagccccactacggcaggcttaggatgggggttgttcgtccagcctccccttcaggtggttgggcaatcagacccccaggggctctttttgtggcatctggggcatggggtggtaggagatatgggggaggggcatgcccttgaccaatgtccctcttttccgcacttgaaacaagctcctggggcacccaggttgtggttttatcagctgggccaacatctggaaattggcctgatcagccttttgtttacagcattctttctcctcctcccggttatggaagactttaaaggccactgttaggatctcagtctgtggggtagtggggccctgttctaactttttgagtttagctttaatgtcggggtagctttgagttaggaagtatgtcataaggacatgtcttccttcaggtgtttctgggtctaggctggtatactgtaatagggcttgagtgagtctaagaccTCGGAGggcgtttcatctctcttttgaattatgtcttggagcttttgaaaattgactactttacaagctgcctttttcagacctgctattaagcaggaggcaaaaatatctcgagagcagagacttacggcggtgttataatcccagtgtgggtcttgtttggggacagcagtggggccagggggataggtggggtcagtcctgtgggttttggtagtgtgcgtttgggcgaagtctcaaactcgtctacgctcttcagggaggagagtattggccaggagcatgaaaatgtcatgatgcgtgaggctgtaagactggagggtccattgaaactccctgatgtatgtcatgggatcgtggaaaaggaacctaggcatttctctagttgggctaaatctcttaaatgcctttggatcctgctacctccaggaggggggcaataattttggcaggctctcggaactaagtctgagggggactgaagggttctggctcagtctgtgggggagtgacgtggtctagctgcgcctattcaagcaggtcctgaagtgcggaaggggggcaaagaaaataaagatagaatcagacccatgtgttgccagcctgcagcccagctgcttgcctctgctgctttagttggacTTGAACTCATAACtgtgaggttaagagtcccatgctctactaactgagctacagcagggctctagttaattgcttatggaatgcataaacagaatgttctttgttctctattcttgccacatcggcaagtgggggaagggcatagctagaagcaggggcggtgtttctacacatcttcaaggtctccctattttcagagtgaggagtcttggcaaggtatgtttttgtggacagataacttctaaggactgcactggttgttctctagcttgtgctttcccatgctgcattcagacatgggggaaggtgccttcccattctccctacaagcatgtgagaagacagaggcagtccctaacaggggagaaacaggtgatgagggcaaagacggaggaggcccctgggacctagttaaagggggggctgaaaggctcaggcttaatctgcgggggacaaaggcggaggaggtgagatggggaggagatggtgggggagggagggagaagggctgttgtaggagaagaaggggaagggagtgaacgggaggcttctgcggggggcagcggcttgcaagctaagagaacttgggagggggtggggagaggaggaggcggaaagcttcgatatagggaatctccttccatttttgcaggcgctggcagtagttaaaaagatcgcgagtgatgttaggatcaagagttccccctgccggccattggttgttattgtctagggggtatgtcggccaatcttgggagcaatatttacggagaagttttggttttatatcaggtgtcagggagagggtatccagatgcttaagcaggcattcaagaggtgaactttcagggagggatgaggaggctcccatggctaaaggacagagaaggagacaaacaggggaagacgaacggagatcctcggactggaagcagaccgcaaggagacaaagggcgtccccgatgatccttggtggtctgaggaaactcgtatacgagtcggaatttcttaggaagtgtgggtcgtcacccagacttccctaagaaggcagagtgccggagtcacgaggtacctagcactaggcgttttcggtggatggagcagaaggaggagggggggaaaagggagcgttctcatccgcaaaggagtcatcttgtttatggctgtcggaggggggtcctgagagtctgctgcagctgtgaaggcctgaggcggggatttatggctgtcagaggaggggcctgagggtctgccgcagccgtgaatgcctgaggtggggagagttccctcctcatccccgagcgtcagggccttgccggacgatcatggtcaatggcactgcgatagctcggagaagagtggcccaccccagggaaattttgcttaaaaagtttcagcactgatggaagggacagtgaatgcgtttatgactgtcggaggaggggcctgagggtctgctgcagctgtaaaggcttgaggcagggagagttccctcctcatcccggagcatcagggccttgctggacgatcatggtcaatggcactgcgatagctcggggaagagtggcccactccagggggaaaacttacctaaaggccagagaggagtggtgagtgttatgagcctgcgccggaaaaagaggatgagggcaagctgctgctggtgtcggggggaagacggggcccagttggggtgtcccgtctcccgggttttggcaccaatgaaaggaaaggagcgacacatagcagcaattcaccggagagttccgctttattagggaaaggtgctgggttatataggaagggcctgaattgattgaggtgtcacttcacggggctgttggctgttggctaggtgctgggattgggaggggggcgagaggtgattgggcttcaggtggcaccggcgggaactgaggaccccccgaagagaagccagaagtttgccatcttactggtgggggccctttaaggtttatttactttttctcaatttttagTTGTTTACTTAATTCATTgattttccttcttgtttctataatataaatatttaaagctttAAACTTTTGTTTGTGCAGTGTTTTGTTTGTATTCAATAGGTTCTGATAGgtagttttcattattattatttcttagatattttgcaatttgtatttgatttcttttatcaAAGTATGAAGAGACTCAACtagctttcatttttgtttctcaaagccttaaaaaatttaatacatatttagaaagaaaagttgattatgtatatgtacacacatgtgcacagttAGTATTTTTAAGTTGAATATCTATGTAACTAGCACTCAGGCCAAGAACTAAAGCGCAGGCAGTATTTGACTAAATCACATATTCATCTCTCTCAATCACATCATTATGCATACTCTCCCTTTTCCCCCCAGTCTAACACTGTATTTTgacctgtttttaaaattttgttgagtggaaccatatagtatatatattttttggtctGGCTTCTTATGGATGATAACATTTTGTGAGATACATCTATTTTCATTCATTGTCGTTGCTGTGGATCAATGGTTCTTAAAAACTAGCGTGCATTAGAATGCATGCTGAAGTATAATGGTTGGGTCCCACTTCCTGAGTTTTCTGTTCAGTTGGTTTGGAGTATGGGTGGAACATTTCTAGAAGTTCTCAGATGCTGATACTGGTGGTGGTGGTCTGAGGACCGTGCCTTGAAAACCACTGCTAAGAGTATTTCATTTGTTGTCTGACTATACCAGagtttatctcatttatttggatatttgggatgtttctagcttttgactattataaatgctatgaacattcttatgtTATTTCTTAGTTCACATGTGGATACATTTCTATTGGGTGTATACCTAGgagaggaatttttattttataggatATGCATATATTCAACGTTAGTACATAATGCTAAATAGTTTTGCAAAGTTTTGTACCAGTTTGTATTTCTCCCATCAGTGTGTGGGAGAAGTTGTTCTGTATCTTTGCTAATACTTGATATTGTCAGTCTTTAGTCATTGTTTGGGTATGTTGTGTAGCTCTTGGTTTTAATATCCATATCCCTGATTTATAATGAAGTTGAGgatattttcaaatgttcattggccatttatatcatcttttgtgaagtgtctacTCAAAGAGCCCATTGTTGATTATATGTGTTGTATCAcccttctttctgttgtttgctttCACTGTTAATGGTCTTTTGATGAATAAAAGCTCTTAATATTAATGTTTCCTACTTTATAAATCATATTCCTTTCTTGTCGGTGCTTTTTGTGTCCTGCATAATAAATCTTCCTTTCCCCATGTTCATGAAGATGGTCCTCTGTGTTAATttctagaagctttattgtttgtcttttacaTTTAGACTTACCATCCTCTTAGAATTGATTTTTCTGCATTGTATGAGGTAGGGTTTATGTGTActgctctcctcctcccccaccaaatGTGCCAATATCTCCTTTTCCTCACTGTTCTGCAGGGCTACCTTTTAGAGTCCCTTTCTGTTCATTTGACTAATTTGACTCCATCTACCTATACAACCAGTATCTTGAAATTACACATTAAATACATATCCCATCAAAGACCACTTGTGAAGGATCTGGGTTGTTTCTTATCAGGCTTCACCTCCAACTTGTAttcccttaaaaaaataagtcttaGCTCTAGTACTTGGTGTATGGAATTTCTCCCCAGGCTaacaaataatgtatataacataaatatatgtgtttatatatctATTGTTATAGGCAGCTATAGCTTTATAAGAAAAAGTTCATTTGGTAAAATAATTGATCAGTAATTGTTGCCTTATTATAAATTTGGTTGTATTAGTTTTTCAGAATCTCCTTGTCAGTTCATTTTGCATGTTTTCTCTCAGGTCTTGTGTCTCTACTTTTAAATAGCTAGAGAAAAATCACACAGTTGaccttttgattggtgtgttcttTTTTAGataatgttaaatatttagaTTACAGTAAACTCTTTTAGCCTGAGAACTACTTTGGTTCTTCAAatatttgtcagttttttttctctgagtcatTAAATGTTGGTTCTTTGTTAAAATATCACAGAGAAATGCTACTCTTAAATTTTTGGAGACATTACAGTGTTCTAAACTGTACTACATCCTAGAGGAATCTCCTAGTGATCATGGCTATGGCTTTCTTTGTGAGACTTGATTTTCCCCAAATTTATCTTCACAATCTTATCTTTTtttgagggaggaaggggagcatTTCCTATGTTATCTTCCTTGCCAACTGATTAGTTGCTTCTTGGACTCTTTAAGTACAGTATTtataatttccttccatttctttagAGTTACTTCTCCCATCTTGAGTCTTGTCATCACTTCTTAGCAAGAATTGTAAGTGGGATGACTTAATTTTACATAAGCCTTAGTTGTATAGAATAGAAATTATCCTTATCCTTGTGCAACTTTCATTTTTGGTATTTCCACATAGAGAacatatgaattaaaaaatttcctttcagTTCAGGAATACTGGATTGAAACAAAGATGTCAGCCCTAAAGTAAAACATTTCTCAAGGATCTGATTTGGGAACACAAACAAAAAGTGTCATGATGGAGAGAGGACTGCACTGGGAGGGCAGAAGTTCCACAGAGAAGATGCAGAATAAATGTGAGGAATGTGGGAAAGTCTTCAAATATAGTCCTCCTTTATTAGCCACCAGAAAAATCATGCTGGTGAGAAACCCCATAAATGTACAGAATGTGGGATAACCTTTATGAGCAGCTCATCCCTTTTAAATCACCATAAAATTCACATAGGCAAGCAACCTTACAGATGTATTGAATGCGGGAAGTTCCTTAAGAAGCACTCAACAGTTCTTAATCATCAGAAAATTCATTCTAGAGATAAACCTCATAAATGCAATGaatgtggaaaagctttcagaaagAACTCTATCCTTTTAAGTCATCAGAGAACTCATACTGGTCAGGAACCCTACAGATGTAATGACTATGGGAAAGCCTTTGCTCAGAATGCAGCCCTTACTCGTCATGAAAGAATACATAATGAAGAGAAGCCttttaaatgtaatgaatgtgggaaagctTTCAGGGATAACTCAACTGTGTTGGAACATCAGAAAATCCACACTGGTGAGAAACCATATTGGTGTAATGAACGTGGAAAAGCCTTTAGGAAGAGTTCAACTCTTATTAGTCATCAAAGAATGCATACAGGAGAGAAACCGTATCAGTCTAGTAAGTGTGGAGAGTCTTTTAGATATAGCTCATCTTTTGCTGTACATCAGAAAACTCATAGTGGAAATAAACCCTATCAGTGTAATGATTGTGGGGAAGCCTTTATGAAGAGCTCAACCCATATTGGACATCAGATAACCCATAGTGGAGAAAAACCGTATCACTGTGAAAAATGTGGGAAATCCTTCAGGCAAAGCTCTGGCCTTATTGAACATGAGAGAATCCATACTGGAGaagaatgtaatgaatgtgggaaggCTTTTCCTCAGAGCTCGGTCCTCAAACAACATAAGAAAATTCATAACAGAAAGAGCACCCAGATGTAGTGTGGTAAATCATGCAGAAGTAATTTATTACTTTTGACCATCAAAGAGGagaaattcaataaattacacatttaacaaaaatatCCTCTGCATCTCTATCCTGGAGACCTTCTCACTTGTGAGGATGTTCATCATAACATGGTTGGGActagtgaaatattttaagaaccTAAATATTTACCAATATGTAAATagttattatagaatactatgtaGCAAGGGAGAGGAATGAGGTAGAGCTCTATATACAGCAATGGACATATCCCCCTGAAAtcttgttaagttaaaaaaagcaagttgcagaaaaTCTATATATTGTGGtcttacttatatttttaaaaacgaAGGTGTTTTTGTTTGTACATACAAGTTAAAAAAGATCTGAAAAAATAAAGGCCTAAACAATATATCTTTGGAAAGAATATGGTATTGGTATGATGAAGTGAAATTTTGACTTTTGCTGTGTTTTGAAATATCTAATAAAGCATACAAGCATCTATCTTCTGTAATTTAACagttatcttttttaaaacatacatattccTATGTCAGTTTCAAGTatagaacacagtggttcagcagttacctatattattaaatccttacctccactagtacagctactatctgtcaacataggaagatgttgcagaatcattgggTATATTCTCATTGTTGTCTTTCTAAATTAGAAATATCAGAAgccataaaaataagagaaatcacatacataaaaacaaatgtttgtaTGACTAGAGGCTTCATAATGTTAAAATACAAGGGGCCAGACTTAGAGAAAATATTACCACCATCATgtataagaaaaaatactgagaataTCTAATAAAGAGTTCTTAACAATACAcaagaaagatataaaaatccCAGTGGGAAAATGGCCTGAGATATGAATATACAGTTTTCAGTAAaatgatatacaaatggtcaaatttaaaaaaagggatgATCAGCTTTAGAGAAATGTGAACTAAAATGATCATATTTTCTTGATCTATTTggcaaaaattaataatataaaaatatttggtgCTCTTTGAGGGTGCAAGAAAATAAGCATacttatatattgtgaaataaattGTGAATTAACAGTGTGGTGGTGAGAAACACAATTTTACTATACCAATTTTTGAAAGGCTGCTACTCTGACAACATTTCTACTTATCAAAACttattaaagaattaaaatgatcTTTAGAGTAATATTGTAATGAAAGTTTGGAGTCACCATAAATATCTATCACGAGGGCAGTGGTTAAGATACATGCATGTCATTTAACATTTAGCATTTACAAAGCAGTCgtttaatcatttaattttttaataaactgagaaaaataactaAGACTTTACTAAGTGGGGGAAAAAAGCCAAATCATATAATATGCCCCTTTTGTAAAGTTTATGATAAAGCTGATTCTTttgcaataaaaatatatcactgGCAGTTGAAAATATAAAAGCACAGTTATAGAGGAATGTTatagaataggaaaaaagaaCTAAGCATTCaactcaagaaactagaaaaaggaaagaattcaagAGAAACAGTTGGGCACATGCACTGTTAGTGAAAACTTGTTAAGTTTCTTTGGACAGCAGTTTGTCAACATGAGTGTAAATTGACTAAATGTATGTCCCCATTGACCCAGAAAAGCGACTCTCAAACTAAAGAGATAATTAGACTAGCTTACAGGCATTGTGTTGCTTAGCATAGGATTCTTTGTAATAATGTCCTGGGAAGAGGAGACAAACACCTAAATAGGGAAATGTTTAAGTAGTTCTACTTTCAAAGGGTGGTAAATAAACCACCCCAAACTTAATTACCATTTTCTTATGCTCATAAATTTGTGTGTCAAGAATTCAGAAAGAGTATAGCAGGAACAACTTTCTAACTGTGATATTTAGGTTTCAGCTGGGAAAACTCAAGGTTGGAATGAACAGTTTTGAATAGTGGAATCATTTGAAGCTGCCATAGTTTCAAAAGCTATTGAGAGGTTGAAAAGAggctagtctgaattgagatgtgctgtgtgTTAAATATACATTGGATTTTGAAGAATTAGTATGACAAAAACCATGTCAACTTTAAGAATATTGATTACATGTCAAAATATCTGATTTATTTggttaaattaaatatattaaaattatataaattgattttaatgtggctactagaaaatttgaaGTTACATATGTGACCTACATTTTGGGTTCACGTTACATATCTATTGGTTAATGCTGATCTGAAGGCTCTCATGAATGTGGCTGATGCTATGGTACACTAAAAAAGGTCAATTTTACTGtaagacaatttaaaaattattttaaaagagatgtTGGTGGATTATGGGGAAAAGGAggaggcaaggcagaaacctcctccccaaaataCATAAGACacaaaaaaagagcaaataaaactaaacctgaaaatgaagactgcagaactgactacctacatctggggaagaagagaagacctcacagaaaagggtaaagtggcaaagccaagatctggtgggacccaatttctaccccaaccccagcctacaggtgggagggaggaagaggagtggagtagggagggagtagGAACCCAGGatcactgaacacctggcccaggatatctgctctgggaacacaggcCCATATTACATAatactctggtgattagtggggttagaCAACAGAGGTAGAACACTCAGGGTggctgagattctagctgcttgtggagacTAGGCATGCTCTCCTGGCCCTCCTGAGACAAAAGGAAAGCAGGCAGATTGAAGGACTTCCCAACAGTGGGAGGGGACCCAGAGAGGCAAGAGTTACACAGAGTttgatgctcaggagaaaggacaggtggatgatacctcccttgcccaccctcagcccaacaggttgggaacttggGGAGCCTATAAACTCCATACTCCTctctggcaatgcagccccaaggctcctcctTCTGATGTGCAGCCTATAGATGGCCCACTTGTCCTGGCAAGGGCATCAGACTTTCCTGCTGGGTACACAGGGAGAGACAGGTTTCTCAGCTCTGTTTCAGCCTAGCTAGGGAGCAGCCTGCAGGATCCTGCCCCAGGAGCTCCTTCCTTTGGGCAGGCACTGGTCTCACCTGCCTACAGCCCCTACCATTGCTGCAGGACAGGTGGAGGATGGCCACATTCACAGTAACTCCTGCAGTGCAGCATCAAGGCTTTTTCCTGCACATGTGACCAGCTGCTGGCCCACTTGGCCTTACAatggtgtcagactttgctgccaggtatgcagagggagaccctcccagctttcttggtCCTGTTTGGGGCCAGTTGGGGagctgcctgcaggagccagccctggGATTTCCTTCCTCCCTGAGAGTGCTGGATTCCATGCAATGAGCctggacatacacacacacatcaacctgcacaccccattaaccctgcagcccttGCCACTGCTGTAACCCAGGTAGAGGGTGGCTCTACCCAAAGCAACTCCAGCAGAGACTTTTGGGCTGATCACAAAGGCATGGCTGAAGCAAACAGCGCACTACAAGTCAGAAAGGCACCCAGCCCACTGCACGCTAACAGCTGGAGCTCCTGCACTGGACAGTAAAGTGACTtgagcttttgggcactagagggcacctccttcataaagctattactccataggaaacactgaaaaaaggAGGCAGAGCAATATGTTACAAATAAACTACAAGGCAAAATAACAGAAAGAGGactgaatgaaactgaaatcactaatcttgataaagacttcaaagtaaaagtcacaaACATTCTCATGgatctatagaaaaatattcaatatctcagagaggacttcaacaaaaaagACCAGCAAAAGAGGcagtcagagctgaagaatacagtccctaaaatgaaacataaaatggagggatttaatagATGttcacaggttgaagaagttgtaaatgatttggaaattagggagcaagaaaacaagctgaagaacagaaaaaaggatctctaggaatgaaagaataataagagtgctgtgtggctagtccaaattgaacaatatttgcataatgggGATACAACaaggagaagaggaatacaaaggaatagaaaatctctttgaggaaatatttgctgaaaaattccctaaTCTGGGAAAGGAAGTAGACACTCAggtaatggaagcacagagagcccctaacaaaaggaaccccagaaggacaacaccaagacatataataactaaaatggcagtgatcaagggcaaggaaagaatattgaaagcagccagaaggagaaaaaatattacttataaaggaaaccccacagaaactacaggccagaagggattggcatgatatacttcatgtactgaaacagaaggactccAGCCAAGTATACTATaccaagcaagattatcatttaagtttgaaacaGGGTTTAAAGAATTTTCAGATGAAAGTTGAAGGAGTTCACCATCACTAAGCCAGCCCTACATGATTTGTTAAAGGAACTGTTGtaatggaaatattcctaaggctaaatagctttcactagtgaaaaaaaccctcagTAAAGGTAGTAGGCCAATTGATTACCAAGCAagttcaaaattaaatcaactactcacaaaatcagtcaatggatacacaaatgtgcagaatatgacacctaataaagtgtggggaagaagaatggggggaaaaaagtagCTCTAGATTGTTTCTGGAATAgaataatcagcaatttaaggtAGACTTTTATGTAGTAatgaagctatccttgaacctttggtaaccacaaatctaaagcctacaatagatatggacataacacacacacacgaaagaaagaaagagaaaaatctaatcacaacactaatGAAATCCATCAAAAATAAGAGTATAGTAGAGGAAAAAAGAACAGGAGATATGAAAacatccagaaaacaattaataaaatggcagtaagtacatatctattaataattgccttaatgtaaatggactggatacaccaatcaaaagacagagtggcagaatggataaaaaacaagacccatctgtatgctgcttacaacagactAATTTCAGACCAAAGATATACAGagtctaaaagtgaagggatgaaaagatagttcatgcaaataatagggtgaaaaaagcaggagtagcagtacttatatcaagtatatttcaaaagagaaagtaacaagagacaaagaaggacattgcataaggataaaggggtcagtccaataagaggatataaccattataaatatatatgcacccaatataggagcacccaaacaaaacaaaaacaaaaacaaatgccaacataattaaagggggaaatagactacagcatattcattttaggagactttaacacaccacacacatcaatacatcaaccagacagaaaataaggaaacagaggcactgaacaatgcattagataagatggacttaacagatatctacagaacatttcacc
The genomic region above belongs to Manis javanica isolate MJ-LG chromosome 7, MJ_LKY, whole genome shotgun sequence and contains:
- the ZNF485 gene encoding LOW QUALITY PROTEIN: zinc finger protein 485 (The sequence of the model RefSeq protein was modified relative to this genomic sequence to represent the inferred CDS: inserted 1 base in 1 codon; substituted 1 base at 1 genomic stop codon) — translated: MSALKXNISQGSDLGTQTKSVMMERGLHWEGRSSTEKMQNKCEECGKVFKYXSSFISHQKNHAGEKPHKCTECGITFMSSSSLLNHHKIHIGKQPYRCIECGKFLKKHSTVLNHQKIHSRDKPHKCNECGKAFRKNSILLSHQRTHTGQEPYRCNDYGKAFAQNAALTRHERIHNEEKPFKCNECGKAFRDNSTVLEHQKIHTGEKPYWCNERGKAFRKSSTLISHQRMHTGEKPYQSSKCGESFRYSSSFAVHQKTHSGNKPYQCNDCGEAFMKSSTHIGHQITHSGEKPYHCEKCGKSFRQSSGLIEHERIHTGEECNECGKAFPQSSVLKQHKKIHNRKSTQM